In Sorghum bicolor cultivar BTx623 chromosome 10, Sorghum_bicolor_NCBIv3, whole genome shotgun sequence, one genomic interval encodes:
- the LOC8065547 gene encoding uncharacterized protein LOC8065547: MLARTLVGGVRTRLAPSLASLLLRRGYASPASSAAAAADDLVIDEDPPRAASTSAAAAATTTVAATVPTVLQPRVLIYDGVCHLCHRGVKWVIRADKHAKIRFCCVQSKAAEPYLRLVGMDREDVLRRVLFVEGPEAYYEGSTAALKVASYLPLPYSVLSSLLIVPTPLRDAVYDYIAKNRYDWFGKDDECIVTKDKEILERFIDREEMLGGGPSNSFF, from the exons ATGCTCGCCAGAACCCTCGTCGGCGGCGTCCGGACCCGCCTCGCGCCGTCTCTCGCGAGCCTTCTCCTCCGCCGCGGCTACGCGTCCCCCGCCTCCTCCGCCGCTGCGGCGGCTGACGACCTTGTCATCGACGAGGACCCGCCGCGCGCCGCCTCgacgtccgccgccgccgccgccaccaccaccgtggCAGCCACCGTGCCGACCGTCCTGCAGCCGCGCGTGCTCATCTACGACGGCGTCTGCCACCTCTGCCACCGCG GGGTGAAGTGGGTGATCAGGGCCGACAAGCACGCCAAGATCAGGTTCTGCTGCGTGCAGTCCAAGGCTGCCGAGCCATACCTCAGGCTGGTGGGCATGGACAGGGAGGACGTGCTGCGGCGTGTTCTCTTTGTCGAGGGCCCTGAGGCCTACTACGAGGGCTCTACAG CTGCACTGAAAGTTGCATCATACCTGCCTCTTCCCTACTCAGTCCTTAGCTCCTTGCTGATCGTCCCCACCCCACTGCGGGATGCAGTCTATGATTACATCGCAAAGAACCGCTATGACTGGTTTGGCAAAGATGATGAGTGCATTGTCACCAAGGACAAGGAGATTCTGGAGCGCTTCATTGACCGGGAGGAAATGCTTGGTGGTGGTCCCAGCAATAGCTTCTTTTGA
- the LOC8057897 gene encoding DNA polymerase lambda, translating to MAPKRKPAVAAERDPDGIFRGVSAFIVPHGVQARRLEVWKQRLVQMGGRVVEKPPKGELAGFNHVLAMDAKALLRELDAAWLHRFRGSVVSFEWMEECLKSGERLPNHKFAINYEEELKPKNAVGTENLGALQPAKRTKMSSEYPGDCQRVSGGDRESELAAAGSPGASAHMVEGSSAGKQPNQYASSQSSSADSKDTVGSHGTFGIEEASSGGPSIYAPADLNRNITKIFGRLIDIYRALGDDRRSFSYYKAIPVIEKLPFKIESADQVKGLPTIGKSLKDHINEIVTTGKLSKLEHFENDEKVRTISLFGEVWGVGPATALKLYEKGHRTLDDLRKDESLTNAQRIGLKFFDDIKQRIPRHEVSEMEELLKDVGTDILPGVIIVCGGSYRRGKASCGDMDIIITHPDGESHVGFLPKFVQRLKEINFLREDLIFSIHSVDGSDSGVDTYFGLCTYPGRELRHRIDLKVYPRNRYACGLLAWTGNDVLNRRLRLLADSKGYVLDDTGLYLATRGSGGKHAGRSDAIVNCDTEKDVFETLGFPWLEPHERNL from the exons ATGGCGCCGAAGCGGAAGCCTGCCGTAGCGGCGGAGCGGGACCCCGACGGCATATTCCGCGGCGTCTCCGCTTTCATCGTTCCCCATGGCGTCCAGGCTCGCCGCCTCGAG GTGTGGAAGCAGAGGCTGGTGCAGATGGGGGGCCGAGTCGTGGAGAAGCCCCCCAAGGGCGAGCTGGCGGGGTTCAACCACGTGCTGGCCATGGACGCCAAGGCGCTACTCCGGGAGCTCGACGCCGCCTGGCTCCACCGCTTCCGCGGG AGTGTGGTGTCCTTCGAATGGATGGAGGAGTGCCTCAAGTCTGGGGAGAGACTGCCCAACCACAAGTTTGCAATCAATTACGAAGAGGAATTAAAGCCAAAGAATGCGGTTGGCACTGAAAATTTAGGTGCGCTGCAGCCGGCTAAAAGGACCAAAATGTCATCTGAGTATCCTGGGGACTGCCAGAGAGTTAGTGGAGGGGACAGGGAGAGCGAACTAGCAGCTGCAGGGTCTCCTGGTGCAAGTGCACATATGGTTGAAGGATCAAGTGCCGGAAAGCAGCCTAACCAGTATGCAAGTAGCCAGAGTAGCTCAGCAGATTCCAAGGATACCGTAGGTTCTCATGGTACATTTGGCATAGAG GAAGCCTCTTCTGGAGGGCCCAGCATATATGCTCCAGCAGACTTGAACAGGAACATCACCAAGATTTTCGGAAGACTTATCGATATCTATAGGG CCCTGGGAGATGACAGAAGATCATTTAGCTATTACAAGGCCATACCGGTGATTGAGAAATTGCCATTCAAAATTGAAAGTGCTGACCAAGTCAAAGGTCTCCCTACTATCGGGAAATCTTTGAAAGACCAT ATAAATGAAATAGTCACCACTGGAAAACTCTCCAAGCTGGAACACTTTGAGAATGATGAAAAG GTAAGGACCATCAGTTTATTTGGTGAAGTTTGGGGAGTTGGTCCTGCAACTGCGCTCAAGTTATACGAAAAGGGACACCGTACTCTTGATGATCTACGCAAAGATGAATCACTTACAAATGCGCAGAGGATTGGATTGAAGTTTTTTGATGATATCAAGCAAAGAATACCCCGACATGAA GTTAGCGAGATGGAGGAGCTTTTAAAAGATGTTGGGACTGATATCTTGCCTGGG GTAATAATTGTTTGTGGAGGATCATATAGACGTGGTAAAGCATCTTGTGGTGACATGGATATTATTATAACTCATCCTGATGGAGAAAG CCATGTAGGATTTTTACCCAAGTTTGTTCAACGGTTGAAGGAAATTAACTTTTTGAGGGAGGATCTTATCTTTAGCATACACAGTGTTGAT GGGTCTGATAGCGGGGTTGACACATACTTTGGTCTTTGCACGTACCCTGGGCGTGAGCTGCGGCACCGTATCGACTTAAAG GTATACCCGAGGAACAGATATGCATGTGGTCTGCTTGCATGGACTGGAAATGATGTACTAAATCGGCG ATTAAGGCTACTAGCAGATTCTAAAGGATATGTACTTGACGATACTGGATTATATCTAGCTACCCGCGGCAGTGGTGGAAAACAT GCTGGCAGATCGGATGCCATAGTTAACTGTGACACCGAGAAGGATGTGTTTGAGACGCTTGGATTCCCTTGGCTGGAACCCCATGAGCGCAACCTTTAG
- the LOC8065548 gene encoding uncharacterized protein LOC8065548, with the protein MSGAWGGTTQKCASCGRTVYPVEELAADGRVYHRPCFRCHHCKSTLQFSNYSSVEGVLYCKPHYDQILKSTGSLEKSFEGVARSAKSEKSNGHKGQQSSRFSNMFVGTQEKCVVCNKTVYPLEKVALNGNSYHKSCFRCTHGGCTLSPSNHITHEGKLYCKTHHSQLFMVKGNFSQFEDNSGNAKVASEKQPETEEATKNPNQGDEVTQKPVENEPIDEKTSKNDVAAEKQLQSSVDVTKPSESTMAENERGTESESKSNVVNNKPSESSVEKPLQNSVVDVKPSGNSAAMRKPWQRSLQTDKPFLSSTSTVKPSPSSDATEKPSSSNGVDMRQPESSTLVKKPGQQNVPTENPPQIVLPSDKPSATSVDDAKPSESSKVVKKPWQRNMAAEKQLQNSAPTEKSHKSVATDKPSPTTDMKSLDNTTEVKSPWGRRMFNNKSLKSTVGTEKSSATSVVDVRPGETSTVAPVPQQQTENVEKPSDTSADDAKSADDVKSADDVKSADDVKLLVASPDDTKSADDTKTTDGVKPSETTAAVVRKSWQRNIDTGKQPLTTAVDPKTTEASGTVKRLWQRSAATEKLSQSGTAVVKPLQSSVAVSKPFQSNVAVKKTWQRSVTPENQRESNMSSNKPLASKVVVESLVQSNTVEKMFQSNVPTEEPQKVIVATENQSQTIKVTKKSNDTSMKLSVTSETTKVPPLAATALQSDVSTEKPSQTDMPTITPSQIPEPTEKPSESAFNAEKLSNVDTATEKPLQSMITEKVESVAATLKPSQSDTAPQEILERNMDTEKILQSAMAVEKPPPTNLITEKPSIKDASEEPVQTNEQSEQPLKTEEVEKPHQSEKIAAETKGSEVSIENMLELESNATKLNKDHSEPEGLSSGTNPPDFQSNPNAGQQLESKGIVAEKEADNIMEAKNDAVAEHSSESQHVAPAEVPKEQPSEHQKDADMQLLLEPQNEDHSGNPLEPVSDTAAKDSSEPKSDIATEKTAESQNNADQSVEQSPEPQSDKSTEKPEVHQSSTPSDELSRLQSDAGADKLSVPSSDPESNASVSKPSESQTDVITMEAPELQIDALPDKATDQPVKPQDDASAKKPMGTESDAACDKPSESSSDTETLPVCHQNSSITTDEPVQGDISYETPHQRSAPIETTPGSDTVVEDCIHHEDTSSKPSEENKAIEEPEEVSAKLPDDHVTSEKSSEEDKENAEPSVDNAPLGKPLEANEESSKSSGDTVTPEKPLEEDETSAEPSESDASFGKLLEADEVSANPSEDIATPEKPLEEGVASVEPSEDNSVLDKPLKEEEVTAKPSKDVVTPEKPLEEGSTTAERLEDNAAIGEAKEEDEVIPKPESSVALEKSLEGSEASVEPLEDNAALEKPSEDDEANAKSSEDSVAVEKPQQEEDNVATEKPQQEEDNGVKALEEDVSPEKSANGKPLEEEDPVHEKLADADTVVEPSSQDDTATEKPSATTDTAETA; encoded by the coding sequence GTTGCTCTTAATGGAAATTCTTATCATAAATCATGCTTCCGCTGCACCCATGGTGGTTGTACGCTCAGCCCATCCAATCATATCACCCATGAAGGCAAACTTTATTGCAAGACCCACCATTCTCAACTGTTTATGGTTAAGGGGAATTTCAGTCAGTTCGAGGACAATTCTGGGAATGCAAAAGTTGCTAGTGAGAAACAACCAGAAACTGAAGAAGCCaccaaaaatccaaatcaaggtGATGAAGTCACACAGAAACCAGTAGAAAATGAACCTATAGATGAGAAAACTTCAAAGAATGATGTTGCAGCTGAGAAACAATTGCAAAGTAGTGTTGATGTCACAAAACCATCTGAAAGCACCATGGCAGAAAATGAACGAGGTACTGAGAGTGAGTCAAAGAGTAATGTTgtcaacaacaagccatcagAAAGTAGTGTAGAAAAGCCACTGCAGAACAGTGTGGTTGATGTAAAGCCATCAGGAAACAGTGCAGCCATGAGAAAACCCTGGCAACGAAGTCTGCAAACAGATAAACCATTTCTGAGTAGCACAAGCACTGTAAAGCCATCACCGAGCAGTGATGCCACTGAGAAGCCATCATCAAGTAATGGGGTTGATATGAGACAGCCTGAAAGCAGCACATTAGTAAAAAAACCAGGGCAGCAAAATGTGCCAACTGAGAATCCACCACAGATCGTTTTACCATCAGATAAGCCATCAGCGACCAGTGTAGATGATGCAAAGCCATCAGAAAGCAGCAAAGTGGTCAAAAAACCATGGCAACGCAATATGGCTGCTGAGAAGCAATTACAGAACAGTGCACCAACTGAGAAGTCACATAAAAGTGTAGCTACTGATAAACCATCACCAACAACCGACATGAAGTCATTAGATAACACCACAGAAGTTAAAAGTCCATGGGGACGCAGGATGTTCAATAATAAGTCACTAAAGAGCACTGTAGGTACTGAGAAATCGTCTGCAACCAGTGTGGTTGATGTGAGACCAGGGGAAACCAGTACAGTAGCCCCTGTGCCACAGCAACAAACTGAAAACGTTGAGAAACCTTCAGACACCAGTGCAGATGATGCAAAGAGTGCAgatgatgtgaagagtgcagatgatgtgaagagtgcagATGATGTGAAGCTATTGGTCGCCAGTCCAGATGACACTAAGAGCGCAGATGATACGAAGACTACAGATGGTGTAAAGCCATCAGAGACTACTGCAGCTGTAGTTAGAAAGTCATGGCAACGCAACATAGACACTGGGAAGCAACCGCTGACCACTGCAGTTGATCCAAAGACGACTGAAGCTAGTGGAACTGTCAAAAGGTTGTGGCAGCGCAGTGCTGCAACTGAGAAGCTGTCACAAAGTGGTACGGCTGTTGTGAAACCATTGCAAAGCAGTGTGGCTGTCTCCAAGCCGTTCCAAAGCAACGTAGCTGTGAAAAAGACATGGCAAAGAAGTGTAACTCCAGAAAACCAGCGAGAGAGTAATATGTCTAGCAATAAGCCATTGGCAAGCAAGGTGGTCGTTGAGAGTCTAGTGCAAAGCAACACGGTTGAGAAAATGTTTCAGAGCAATGTACCTACTGAGGAGCCACAGAAAGTCATTGTGGCCACTGAAAACCAATCGCAGACCATCAAAGTTACAAAGAAGAGCAATGATACATCCATGAAGCTATCTGTAACAAGTGAGACAACCAAAGTGCCACCACTTGCTGCAACCGCATTGCAAAGTGATGTTTCCACAGAGAAACCATCACAAACTGACATGCCTACCATAACACCTAGTCAGATCCCTGAGCCCACTGAGAAACCATCAGAAAGTGCTTTTAATGCTGAGAAGTTATCAAATGTTGACACTGCTACTGAGAAACCACTTCAAAGTATGATCACTGAGAAGGTAGAAAGTGTAGCAGCCACATTGAAGCCATCTCAAAGTGATACAGCCCCTCAGGAGATCTTGGAGAGGAATATGgatactgagaaaatattgcaaAGTGCCATGGCTGTTGAGAAGCCACCTCCAACCAATTTAATCACTGAGAAGCCATCAATAAAAGATGCTTCAGAGGAGCCAGTTCAAACTAACGAACAATCTGAGCAGCCACTGAAAACTGAAGAGGTTGAGAAGCCACATCAAAGTGAAAAGATTGCTGCGGAGACGAAAGGGAGTGAAGTATCTATTGAGAATATGCTAGAGCTTGAAAGTAATGCCACTAAATTAAACAAGGATCACTCAGAACCTGAAGGGCTTTCATCTGGTACGAATCCTCCAGACTTCCAAAGCAATCCAAATGCTGGGCAGCAATTAGAGTCTAAAGGCATTGTGGCTGAGAAGGAAGCTGACAATATAATGGAAGCTAAAAATGATGCAGTTGCTGAGCACTCATCAGAATCTCAACACGTTGCACCTGCTGAGGTTCCAAAGGAGCAACCATCAGAACATCAGAAGGATGCGGATATGCAGCTGCTATTGGAACCTCAAAATGAGGATCATTCTGGGAATCCACTAGAGCCTGTTAGTGATACAGCTGCCAAAGATTCATCAGAGCCTAAAAGTGACATAGCTACAGAAAAAACTGCAGAATCACAAAATAATGCAGATCAGTCAGTTGAGCAGTCACCAGAACCGCAAAGCGATAAATCAACTGAGAAGCCAGAAGTGCATCAAAGTAGCACACCTAGTGATGAGCTTTCTAGGCTTCAAAGTGATGCAGGTGCTGATAAACTATCAGTACCATCATCAGATCCTGAGAGCAATGCATCTGTCAGTAAGCCATCAGAGTCTCAAACTGATGTGATTACCATGGAGGCACCAGAACTCCAAATTGATGCTCTTCCTGATAAGGCAACTGATCAGCCAGTGAAACCTCAAGATGATGCATCTGCTAAGAAGCCAATGGGAACTGAAAGTGATGCTGCTTGTGATAAACCGTCGGAAAGCAGCTCAGATACTGAAACACTTCCTGTATGCCATCAGAACAGCAGCATAACCACTGATGAACCTGTACAGGGTGACATTTCTTATGAGACACCACATCAGAGAAGTGCACCCATAGAAACAACACCAGGAAGTGACACAGTTGTTGAAGATTGCATACACCATGAAGATACCAGCAGCAAACCATCAGAGGAAAACAAAGCTATTGAGGAGCCAGAAGAGGTGAGTGCCAAGCTGCCAGATGACCATGTGACTTCTGAGAAGTCATCAGAGGAAGACAAGGAAAATGCAGAGCCATCAGTAGACAATGCTCCCCTGGGGAAACCATTGGAGGCCAATGAGGAGAGCTCAAAGTCTTCAGGGGATACTGTAACTCCTGAGAAGCCACTGGAGGAGGACGAGACGAGTGCGGAGCCATCAGAAAGTGACGCATCCTTTGGGAAACTGTTGGAGGCCGATGAAGTGAGTGCCAACCCATCAGAGGATATTGCAACTCCTGAGAAGCCACTGGAGGAAGGTGTGGCAAGTGTGGAACCATCAGAAGACAATTCTGTTCTCGATAAACCATTGAAGGAAGAAGAGGTCACTGCCAAGCCATCGAAGGATGTTGTAACTCCCGAGAAGCCACTGGAGGAAGGCTCAACAACTGCAGAGCGATTAGAAGACAATGCTGCCATTggggaagcaaaagaagaagatgAGGTGATTCCCAAGCCAGAGTCCAGTGTGGCACTTGAGAAGTCATTGGAGGGAAGTGAGGCAAGTGTAGAGCCATTGGAAGACAATGCTGCTCTTGAGAAACCATCGGAGGACGACGAGGCAAATGCCAAGTCATCAGAGGACAGTGTAGCTGTGGAGAAGCCACAGCAGGAAGAGGACAATGTAGCTACGGAGAAGCCACAGCAGGAAGAGGACAATGGTGTCAAGGCATTAGAGGAGGACGTGTCCCCTGAGAAATCAGCCAATGGGAAACCATTAGAGGAAGAGGACCCAGTCCATGAGAAGCTGGCAGACGCCGACACAGTCGTTGAGCCGTCATCTCAGGACGACACTGCCACTGAAAAGCCCTCAGCTACAACTGACACTGCAGAAACTGCATGA